The genomic DNA AGCCCCGAAGGGCGGCTTACTGATCGGTGATCAGCTCATGCCAGCGCTTGAAGAAGACGCGCTCGTTCAACTCCTCGAAGGAGCGCTTGAGGTACGCAACGCCCGGACCTTTCCAGTCCATCGCTCGCTGTACCTCCATGCCCATGCGGTATTGGAGCTGCAGCCTTTGGGCAATCGGCGTCTGCAGCGTCTCGGTGATCGCCTCCCAGTTGGCGACGTCGTCCTGCTCGAACACGCCGCCCGGGCCGAACTCCCGAAGGTAGCACTGGCGTGAGGCCTCGCGCCAGTCGGCGGGCGCATCTCCGTCCACCACGAGCCACGACCAGACCTCCATCTTCGTTGGGCCTTTCGGCTGCCACTGGCGCAACGTGAGAAACGACATCTGCGGCGCGTCCGGACTCCCGCCCCACTCGGCCGGAGTGTGGGACGCGGTGTCCAGAAAGCTCATGTTCGGGAACACGTTCCCGACGATCAGCATCAGCGACTCGAGCAGTTTCACCTGGTCGGGAGAGAGCCGTTGCTTCACCTCCGGCATCAAGGCCTTGGGGAGCCCGAGGTGCTCGGGCGCGGGCACATCCGGTGGCCAGCAGGTCAGCGTCGCTGCATGACCACGGTCGGTGGGGAGGACGTAGCTCGTTCGCTTGCCGCCGAGGGTCTCGAGCAGCAGCGCGCTGCGGAAGCCGTGGGTCACGAAGATATGGTGCCCGTCGCCCGCGAAGTTCGCCGCGGCCAGCTTCCAATTCGAGTTGACCACCCAGCGGAGCGGTGGCCCGACGACCTGCATGTTCGCCGTGCGCCCAAACAGGATGTCCAGCACCCAGGCCATCGGTCCGAGATATTCGGACAGCGGGGGCGTATCTGGGTCCCACGTCGCAAAGATCAGTCCGTTGTAGGTTTCGACTTTCGGTGCCTGATAGAGGCCGAAGGCTGCACGATCCAGCTTGCCCCGGTAGGCGTCGAAGAACGGCACGCCGACCAGCTCACCTGTGGACGTGTACGTCCAGCCGTGGTAGGGGCACATCCACTGGGCCGCGCGCCCGCAATCTTCGACGCAGATCTGTCGGCCCCGGTGCCGACACGCGTTCAGCAGTACGCGCACGATGTCGTCTGCCCCCCGCGCGACGAGGACCGGGTCCTCGCCCATCGAGCGCGTGACGAAGTCCCCCGGTTTGGGGATCTCGGACTCATGGGCGACGAAGAGCCACTGGCGTCCGAAAACCTGCTCGAGCTCGCGCCGATAGACCCCCGGGTCAACGAAGACGGCGGGGCGGAGCACACCCTCTTCGACGTCGACGAGATCGGCGAAGGGCAAGGCTACCACCTCAGGCCTCCTGGATAACAGCGTGCCAATGTTTGTAGAACAAGCGCTCGCTGACTTCGCCGACCGCCGGCTTGGAATACACGAGCCCCGGGCCCGGCCACTCCATGAGCTCGTCGCTCCCGAGTCCCATATCGTACTTGAGCGGCAGGCGGCCGACGGCCGGAGCGCGAAGCGTGTGCGTGATGGACGCCCAGTTGGCGGCGTCGTCCTGCTCGAAGATCCCGCCGGCGCCAAACTCTCGCAGGTAGCACTGTCGCGATGCTGCCTTCCACCAGTCGGGGGCACTCGCATCCATAAGCTGCCAGGTCCAGACCTCCATCAGGTCCGGCCTGAGAGGCTGCCATTGCCGAATCGTGAGGAAGGACATCGCATCGAGCCCCTCCGGACCGCCCCATTCGTGGGCCCCGGGAGAGGCGGTCTCGAGGAAGCTCATGTTTGGGAACATGTTGCCCGCGATGACGCGCAGAGCGCGCATCAGCTCGAATTGCTCCGCGCTCAGCCGCTGCTCCATCTCCGGCCAGATGGCATTCGGGAGGGCGAGGAAGGGGCCGACGTTGCCACCCGGCGGCCACCCGCCAAGATTCGCCAGGTGTCCGTGGTCACCCGGCACCACGTAGCTGACGGACCGCCCCCGGGCATTCTTCATCCCGAGGGCGCTAATGAAACCGTGGGTAACCGCCACGTGGTGCCCGTCGCCGGCGAAGTTCCCGGCGCCGAGCTTCCAGTTGCTGGGAACGGTCCACCGCATCGGCGGTCCGACGACCTCCATCGAGCCCGTGCGCCCGAAGAGCAGGTCGAACACCCATGCCAGCGAGCCCAGACACTCCAAGAGCGGGCCAGCGTGCGCATCCCAGCTTGCGAAGACCAGCCCGTGATACGTATCGACGCGTGGCGCGTGATACAGGCCGTTCGCGCCCATGTCCAGCCGGCCCTCGTACGCGTCGAAGAAGGGCACGCCGACGAGCTCGCCCGACACGGTGTAGGTCCACCCGTGGTACGGACACCCGAAGTGGGCGGTCTGGCCCGCGTCCTCCAGGCATACCGGTCGCAGGCGATGGCGGCAGGCGTTCAGCATGACGTGGACTTCGCCGTCCGTCCCCCGCGAGACAATGACCCGCTCCGAGCCCATCCGCCGGGTCACGAAATCGCCCGGCCGGGGAATCTCGGACTCGTGTGCGACGAATAGCCAGCTCCTGTTGAAGACGCGCTCCAGCTCGAGCTTGTAGATCTCCCAATCCGTGAATATCGACGGACTCACCGTCCCGTTCTCTGCATCGACCAGCTTGGGTAGATCGTCTCTCACGATCGCCACGACCAGCTCTCGACGTCGTAGATCGTGAGGGGCGCATCAGGGTCCATGCGCGCCTTTGGGCCTGCGAGCTGGGACGAGTTGGCGGTGACGACCGTCGTAAACATGTGCGGAATGGCACCCACGTCCTCGTTCAAAACGTGCTCCATCGCCGCGATCCGCTCGACGCGCTCGCTCGGATCGAGCGTCGTCGCGTACTCCTGGAACAGGCGGTCGTACTCGGAGCTCCTCCAGGCCCCTCGGTTGTTCCCGTTCCACCGATTTTCCGGGCGCGGGATCTTGCTCAGAGTGAAGTCCTCCAGCCGCCTGTTCCCCGCTCCGCCGGTGAAGAGGCCCGGCGTCAGCGCCCGCGCCTCCGCATCGGCGAGGCGGGCGGGCGTCATCGTCTGCGGCGTCGCATCGATGCCGGCCTGGCGCAGGCTGTCGGCGAAGATCCGATTCTCTCGCTCGAAGACGGCCCCTCCCGTGGTCCAGATGTCGACCTTGAAGGGCTCGCCCCCGGGGCCGGCATAGAAGCCATCGGCCCCGCGGACCATCCCGGCCGCCTCGAGCTGCTGTTGGGCAGTCCGCGGGTTGTAGTCCCGCTTGGTGATCGCGTTCTCCACAATGGGATAGTAGTCGGTCAGCGGCGAGGTCAGGGTCGACGTCGCCACGCCATGTCCGCCGGTGAAGACGTCGACGGCTCCCGGGACGTCGAACGCATAGGCGAGGCCGGCCCGCACCCTCGCGTCGAGCAGCGCTCGGGGTTGGGCGATCTCCGGGCGGAGCTGGATCTCGGTGAGCCTGAGGAGCACCGGCGCGTAAAAGACAGTGCCCCCGCCGCGGCTACTCCATTCTTTCTCGAGCGTCTGTCCGAGATCGTAGTCCAGGACGAAGTCCGCCACGTAATGGGCGTCGCCACTCAGCATCTTGGCCAGCGCTGTATTGGGATCGCCGATGAACTCGAGCCGGAGGCGGTCGATCTTCGGCTTCCCCAGCGCGTGGCCGGCGAAGGCCGTCGCCTCGAGGAACGCTCCCGGCTCCCACGCCGTGACGCGGTACGGGCCCAGTCCCACGTACTCAACGGTCCAGAAGGGGAGGTTGACGAACTCCGGCGGGTCGAGCTGCGCAAACCGATCGCCGAGAATGTGTCTCGGGAGCGGCTGGAAGGTCGCGTCCATCTGTGCCGCGTCCGGGTACGGAACTCTCCACCGGATGACGACCGTCTCAGGGTCCGGCGCGACGATCTCCTCCATCTGCCGGATCGGCTCGGACTGGGAGGCCCCAAGCTCCGGGGCGGAGAAGACTTGCCAGCCGAACACGAAGTCGTCCGCGGAGAGTGGCGCCCCGTCGTGCCACGTGAGATTCGGCCGCAGCCTGTGGGTGGTCTCCATCCGCCCGTCGGGCATGAGCCGCCAAGTGTCCGTATTCAGCCGGGGCAACTCGGTCACCAGATACGGATGCGCGACCCGCTTGTCGTCGATCCTGTCGAGCGTCGCATTGAACAGACGGATCGGCGGGTTGAGGGAGCCGGAGAAGCCGACGAGCGGCTTGGACGCAAGGCTCGGCGGCTCGCCCCGCGCGATCACGACCAGGGTTCGCTGCGGGGTTGCCGGATCTGTGGGCTGACCCGCGTCCGGGCTGCTCGGTGCCCTCACAGGGCCACAGGCGGAGATCCAAGCGCCCGCGAACAGAGAAACCACGACGTGTCGTGCCATCTTCATCGGGATGCCTCCCGCAGCTTCGCAGTTTGCACAGCGTACAGCACGTTCGGCCATTGATCCAGCTCCTGCGCTGGAAACGGGGCGACGCCATCGCTACTATTGGTCAACGACGAAGGAGCAGGTGGCGTGAAGATCAGGTACGGGCTCATCAGCGCGGACTCGCACATCGTTCTGGACCGCGATGCCTTCCATCGTCACATGCCGTCGAAGTGGGGATCGCTCATTCCGCAGGTTCGCGAGATGGAGGTGAACGGCCAGCGCTGCGACCGCTGGTTCGTTCACGACGAACCCGCCGGCGGCTGGGGTGTGGTGAACTGCCCGGCGGTGATGGGGGACCGTGACGGCGATGTCAAAGTCTTCCCCCAACGCTGGCAGGATGTCCCGGCGAAGGTCTACGACCCTCTGGAGCGCGCGGAGGCGCTGGACGAAGACCGGGTCGACGGCGAGGTTCTCTTCCCGAACGACCCCGGGAGGGGCATGTTTTATCAATGGGGGGCGGAGTTCGAGCTCGCCTGCGTGCAGGCGCACAACGACGCGGAGGCCGAATGGTATCAGGCGAGCGATCGCTTCGCCCCGCTCATGATCCTCCCCTACCTCAGCCCAATCGAAACGCTTCTCAATGAGGTGCACCGGGGGGCGAAAAACGGGCACCGGGGCATCACCATGCTTGGGTCGCCGAACCGAATCGCGAGGGGCGTCGCGCACCTGGCGGATCCATTCTGGGAGCCGTTCTGGCAGACGTGCGAGGAGCTGGACCTGCCCCTGCATTTCCACGAATCGGCCGGCGCGGCGGTGCGCCCGATGCCCCGGTGGGACGGGCACGGGCCCGGGGCGATGCACACGGTTCTGACGTCCCCGACGGCTGCGACGGTCGCGCAGCTCATCCCGAACCTCGTATTCTCCGGCATCCTTGCGCGCCACCCGAACCTCAAGTGGGTGTGCGCCGAAGCGGGCGTCGGCTGGCTCCCCTACGTCCTCGAGGCGTGCGACTACGAATGGGAGCGGCGCCATCTCTGGACTGAGGGGATCACGACCCGCCCGAGCGAGTCGATCCGCAGCCAGGTGTATGTGAACTTCTGGTATGAGCGTTCGGGGATCGAGCTGCGGCACGAGGTTGGGATCGACCACATCATGTGGGAGTCCGACTACCCGCACACGACCTCGACGTATCCGAGGTCGTGGGAGTTCGTCGAGCGGACTCTGGCCGGCGTGCCGGAGGAGGAGCGCACCAAGATGCTCTATGCAAACGCCGCGCGCGTGTACCATCTTGACTAGCCCGAGCGCCCCCCTGGAGGCTGTCCCGGCCGGCTCGCCCACGCGGTACCGGCTCCTCAGCGCGGACGACCACGTGCAGGAGCCGCCGGATCTCTGGATCAAGCGACTTTCCCGCGCGAAGTTCGGAGACCGAATCCCGAGCCTGGCTCGACAGGCCGATGGAAGCGAGCGATGGGTCGTGGACGGCCAGCTCATCCCTCTGCGCGGAGCCGGAATGGGTGCGGCGCTCTTCGCCGATCGGACGACGGAGCCCCAGTGCTGGGCCGACGTGCCGCCCATGGTCCGTGATCCGTCCGAGCGCCTCAAGGCAATGGACGCTGACGGCGTGGAGGCGAGCGTCCTCTACCCCACCGTAGCGGGCGTCGGCGGCGAGGCTTTTGGGCGGATCACCGATCCGGAGCTCGAGCTTGCCTGCGTGCAGGCCTACAATGACTGGCTGATCGAGGAGTGGGCGGCTGTAAGCGACCGGTTCGTTCCTCAATGCCTCGTCCCCCTGGATCCGCCGGAGGCCGCCGCCGAGATTCGACGGGCCGTGGCCATGGGCCACCGAGGGGTCATCTACCCAGGAATCCCGATGGACCTGCGGGAGGTGGCGCACATCAACGACCCGGTCTACGACCCGATCTGGGCGACATGCCAGGAGCTTGGTATCCCCCTTTGCTTTCACGCCGGCGCAAGCACGAGCAACCAGCTCTCACCCTACGCGGGCTTCTCGCCGGCCGTTAGCGGCGCGCTCGAGGGGCTCACCCGGCCGACCAGCACAGCGGTCGTCCTGGTCAACTTCCTTCTCTCCGGAATTTTGCTTCGCTTCCCTGGGATGAGGGTCGTCTTCGCCGAGAGCGCCCTGGGCTGGGCGGCGTACCTCTTGGAGTACACGGATCATCAGTTCGAGAATGACAAGGTGCGGTATGAGGGGCAGGGCTTTCCCTTGAGGCCGTCCGAGCTCTTCCGCAGGCAGTGCTATCTGACGGGGTGGTACGACCGCGTGACCATGAAAGTCCGCGACCATCTTGGCGTAGAGAACATCCTCTGGTGCACGAACTTCCCGCAGGCCACGAGCTCATGGCCACGCAGTCGCGAGATCGTCGACAGCTGGGCGACGGGCGTGCCCGCGCGCGAGCGGGATCGGATCGTGTGGAACAACGCCGCCGAGCTGTATCGGCTCGGGCCGACGGACTGATGCTGATGTCGAGGACCATGGCAGCGGCAATTGGTGTGCTGGTCCTGATCGCCGGCGCGTGCGCGCCGGCGAGCGCACCCACGGCGAGCAGCGGCGGCCCGGGTGCCGCCGTCCAACAGGCCCCGGCGTCGCCGTCGGGCCGAACACTCGTCATCATTGCTCGCTCGGAGATGCCGAGCCTCGCTTCGAAGCCTCTGCAATCGTTCGGATTCGCGAGCGGGAGTGGCGTGCGCTTCTTCAACGCGGGCCTCGCGCTAAAAGACGATCGCGGCGACGCGCGCCCCTATTTGGCCGACGAATTGCCTCGCCTCAACTCGGAGAGCTGGCAGGTGTTCCAGGACGGGCGGATGGAAACCCAGTATCACATGCGACCGAATCTCGTCTGGCACGACGGGAAGCCCTTTTCAGCCGAGGACTTCGTGTTCTCCTGGAGGTTGTACTCGACGCCCGAGCTTGGACAGGCCGCGTCCCAGCCCATCAGCCTCATGGACGAGGTGACGGCCCCCGATCCGCAGACCCTCGTCATTCGCTGGAAGGCGCTCTACGCGGACGCCGGGGTGCTCGAAGCGTCCGGTGTCAGCAACACGCCATCGTTTCCGCCCCTGCCCCGCCACATCCTGGAGGAGCCGTTCCGTCAGGCCAACTGGGACACATTCGTGGCCCTGCCCTTCTGGAGCACGGAGTTCGTCGGGCTCGGACCATTCAAGCTGGACCGGTGGGAGAGCGGCTCGTTCCTGGAGGCTACGGCCTTCGACGGCCACGCGCTGGGACGGCCGAAGATCGAGCGGATTCGCCTACTCTTCATCCCGGACTTCAACACGACCTTCGCCAACATGATGGCAGGCGAGGCCCACGTCACGGTCGACGACTCGCTTGCGTTCCAGCAGGCGATGATCCTGCGGCGCGAGTGGGGCGCCCGAAACGCCGGCACCGTGCTGCTCTACCCGCAGTACTGGCGGTGGACGATGATCCAGCAGCGCCCGGAGTACGCCAGCCCCCGCGCGCTGACCGACGTGCGCGTGCGGCGCGCGCTGGCGTACGCGGTCGACAAGGCGGCCCTCAACGAGGCGCTTTTCGAGAACGAAGGGATCTTCGGCGAGACCGCCGTCCCGCCTTCGGCGCCTGCGTTCAAGGAGGTCGACGCGGCCGCAGTGCGCTATCCATACGACCTCCGGCGGTCAGAGCAGGTGATGAGCGAGGGCGGGTACGTCCGCGGGGCGGACGGCGTGTGGCTGAGCCCCGGTGGCGAGCGGCTCGCGCCGGAGCTGACCGTATTGACGTCGCCCCAGAACGAGACCGAGATGACCCTGATGGCGAACGACTGGCGTAAGGCCGGCTTCGATATCAAGGAGACCGTCTGGCCCGCGGTCCTCTCCCGCGACGCGCAGCTCCGGAACACGCATCCGGGCTTGAGCAACACCGGTGGCCCGTCGGGCGAGGCGACCGTCGCCCAGCACAACAGCGCGGAGCTGCCCCGACCGGAGAACCGCTGGACGGGCGTGAACCGCGGCGGATGGACGAACGCACGATTCGATGAGCTCGCCGCGACGTTCAACGCCACGCTGGACCGGCCCGAGCGGGCGCGGCTGCTCGCTGAGATGGTCCACATTCTCAGCGACGACGTCGGCGTGATCTCTCTCTACTTCAACCTCAACGTCACCGCCTTCGTCAGCGGCCTCGTCGGTCCGAAGATCGCCGTTCCGGAGAGCGACATCGCGTGGAACGTTTATGAGTGGGAGCTCCGATGACTGAGGTCCTTTCCGAGCAGGTCGCTGCCTCGTTCTCCGGCCGGCCCGACTGGAGCAGCTGGCCCCGGTACGACATGGCGGCGCTGGGCTTCCGAGAGTACTGGTATCCCGTATTGCCATCGGCCGAGCTGAAGCGGAAGGCGGTAGCCCGGACGCTGCTGGGCGATCGGGTCGTGTTCGTTCGAGACAACGGACAGGCGCGGGCGCTCAGCGATCGTTGCCTGCACCGGGGCGTCCCGCTCTCGGTCAGCGCGAACCGATTCGGCGGGCTGGGCGGGGCGCGCCAGGAGTTCCCCGGCACGCTGACCTGCGGCTACCACGGCTGGACCTACAACCTGGAGACAGGCCTCCTGGTGGCCGCCCTGACCGACGGTCCGGACTCACCGATTTGCGGCAAGGTCCGGCTCCGGACGTATCCGGTCGCGGAGCGGCTTGGATGGATCTGGATCTACATGGGAGAGATGGAGCCGCCGCCAATCGAGGACGGTATCCCACAGGAGCTGATCGGCAAGACCTTCTTCCGCGGGACACGGATCATTCTTCGACAGGGCAACTGGCGGTACGCGCTGGAGAACGCCATCGACGAGGCGCATCCGCGCTATCTGCACCGAGAAGCGATCTGGCGCTATTTCCGGAAGGCGCCGAACGCCTGGAACCGGAGCAAGGTGGACGTGATCGAGGACGGCCGCTACGTAACCTACACGCCGTATGACGTCCACGCGGAGGACGAGTATCCCGGTCTGGGGAAGTGGCCCCCGCGCCACTGGTATTACCGGGGCGAGAGCGTCGTCCAGCGAGTGGCCGTCGGCCTGCCGTGCCTCGTGCGCGTGAACCAGCCGGGATTCACTATCTACTCGTGGTATGTCCCGGTCGACGTGGACCACCACATGGCGATCCAGACGGTCGTCAAAGAGGGTAGCGCCCCGTCTCGGTGGAGGTTCGCGGCCTACTACTGGCTGTTCTACCGCTGGGTGAACCAGGTGATGTTC from Chloroflexota bacterium includes the following:
- a CDS encoding aromatic ring-hydroxylating dioxygenase subunit alpha, whose protein sequence is MTEVLSEQVAASFSGRPDWSSWPRYDMAALGFREYWYPVLPSAELKRKAVARTLLGDRVVFVRDNGQARALSDRCLHRGVPLSVSANRFGGLGGARQEFPGTLTCGYHGWTYNLETGLLVAALTDGPDSPICGKVRLRTYPVAERLGWIWIYMGEMEPPPIEDGIPQELIGKTFFRGTRIILRQGNWRYALENAIDEAHPRYLHREAIWRYFRKAPNAWNRSKVDVIEDGRYVTYTPYDVHAEDEYPGLGKWPPRHWYYRGESVVQRVAVGLPCLVRVNQPGFTIYSWYVPVDVDHHMAIQTVVKEGSAPSRWRFAAYYWLFYRWVNQVMFANQDYQMIKLTSAPPEQLFRPDLSILAWRKLCEGARGR
- a CDS encoding Rieske 2Fe-2S domain-containing protein produces the protein MAIVRDDLPKLVDAENGTVSPSIFTDWEIYKLELERVFNRSWLFVAHESEIPRPGDFVTRRMGSERVIVSRGTDGEVHVMLNACRHRLRPVCLEDAGQTAHFGCPYHGWTYTVSGELVGVPFFDAYEGRLDMGANGLYHAPRVDTYHGLVFASWDAHAGPLLECLGSLAWVFDLLFGRTGSMEVVGPPMRWTVPSNWKLGAGNFAGDGHHVAVTHGFISALGMKNARGRSVSYVVPGDHGHLANLGGWPPGGNVGPFLALPNAIWPEMEQRLSAEQFELMRALRVIAGNMFPNMSFLETASPGAHEWGGPEGLDAMSFLTIRQWQPLRPDLMEVWTWQLMDASAPDWWKAASRQCYLREFGAGGIFEQDDAANWASITHTLRAPAVGRLPLKYDMGLGSDELMEWPGPGLVYSKPAVGEVSERLFYKHWHAVIQEA
- a CDS encoding Rieske 2Fe-2S domain-containing protein, whose protein sequence is MVALPFADLVDVEEGVLRPAVFVDPGVYRRELEQVFGRQWLFVAHESEIPKPGDFVTRSMGEDPVLVARGADDIVRVLLNACRHRGRQICVEDCGRAAQWMCPYHGWTYTSTGELVGVPFFDAYRGKLDRAAFGLYQAPKVETYNGLIFATWDPDTPPLSEYLGPMAWVLDILFGRTANMQVVGPPLRWVVNSNWKLAAANFAGDGHHIFVTHGFRSALLLETLGGKRTSYVLPTDRGHAATLTCWPPDVPAPEHLGLPKALMPEVKQRLSPDQVKLLESLMLIVGNVFPNMSFLDTASHTPAEWGGSPDAPQMSFLTLRQWQPKGPTKMEVWSWLVVDGDAPADWREASRQCYLREFGPGGVFEQDDVANWEAITETLQTPIAQRLQLQYRMGMEVQRAMDWKGPGVAYLKRSFEELNERVFFKRWHELITDQ
- a CDS encoding amidohydrolase family protein, with the translated sequence MKIRYGLISADSHIVLDRDAFHRHMPSKWGSLIPQVREMEVNGQRCDRWFVHDEPAGGWGVVNCPAVMGDRDGDVKVFPQRWQDVPAKVYDPLERAEALDEDRVDGEVLFPNDPGRGMFYQWGAEFELACVQAHNDAEAEWYQASDRFAPLMILPYLSPIETLLNEVHRGAKNGHRGITMLGSPNRIARGVAHLADPFWEPFWQTCEELDLPLHFHESAGAAVRPMPRWDGHGPGAMHTVLTSPTAATVAQLIPNLVFSGILARHPNLKWVCAEAGVGWLPYVLEACDYEWERRHLWTEGITTRPSESIRSQVYVNFWYERSGIELRHEVGIDHIMWESDYPHTTSTYPRSWEFVERTLAGVPEEERTKMLYANAARVYHLD
- a CDS encoding amidohydrolase family protein, which gives rise to MTSPSAPLEAVPAGSPTRYRLLSADDHVQEPPDLWIKRLSRAKFGDRIPSLARQADGSERWVVDGQLIPLRGAGMGAALFADRTTEPQCWADVPPMVRDPSERLKAMDADGVEASVLYPTVAGVGGEAFGRITDPELELACVQAYNDWLIEEWAAVSDRFVPQCLVPLDPPEAAAEIRRAVAMGHRGVIYPGIPMDLREVAHINDPVYDPIWATCQELGIPLCFHAGASTSNQLSPYAGFSPAVSGALEGLTRPTSTAVVLVNFLLSGILLRFPGMRVVFAESALGWAAYLLEYTDHQFENDKVRYEGQGFPLRPSELFRRQCYLTGWYDRVTMKVRDHLGVENILWCTNFPQATSSWPRSREIVDSWATGVPARERDRIVWNNAAELYRLGPTD
- a CDS encoding ABC transporter substrate-binding protein: MAAAIGVLVLIAGACAPASAPTASSGGPGAAVQQAPASPSGRTLVIIARSEMPSLASKPLQSFGFASGSGVRFFNAGLALKDDRGDARPYLADELPRLNSESWQVFQDGRMETQYHMRPNLVWHDGKPFSAEDFVFSWRLYSTPELGQAASQPISLMDEVTAPDPQTLVIRWKALYADAGVLEASGVSNTPSFPPLPRHILEEPFRQANWDTFVALPFWSTEFVGLGPFKLDRWESGSFLEATAFDGHALGRPKIERIRLLFIPDFNTTFANMMAGEAHVTVDDSLAFQQAMILRREWGARNAGTVLLYPQYWRWTMIQQRPEYASPRALTDVRVRRALAYAVDKAALNEALFENEGIFGETAVPPSAPAFKEVDAAAVRYPYDLRRSEQVMSEGGYVRGADGVWLSPGGERLAPELTVLTSPQNETEMTLMANDWRKAGFDIKETVWPAVLSRDAQLRNTHPGLSNTGGPSGEATVAQHNSAELPRPENRWTGVNRGGWTNARFDELAATFNATLDRPERARLLAEMVHILSDDVGVISLYFNLNVTAFVSGLVGPKIAVPESDIAWNVYEWELR
- a CDS encoding ABC transporter substrate-binding protein; translation: MKMARHVVVSLFAGAWISACGPVRAPSSPDAGQPTDPATPQRTLVVIARGEPPSLASKPLVGFSGSLNPPIRLFNATLDRIDDKRVAHPYLVTELPRLNTDTWRLMPDGRMETTHRLRPNLTWHDGAPLSADDFVFGWQVFSAPELGASQSEPIRQMEEIVAPDPETVVIRWRVPYPDAAQMDATFQPLPRHILGDRFAQLDPPEFVNLPFWTVEYVGLGPYRVTAWEPGAFLEATAFAGHALGKPKIDRLRLEFIGDPNTALAKMLSGDAHYVADFVLDYDLGQTLEKEWSSRGGGTVFYAPVLLRLTEIQLRPEIAQPRALLDARVRAGLAYAFDVPGAVDVFTGGHGVATSTLTSPLTDYYPIVENAITKRDYNPRTAQQQLEAAGMVRGADGFYAGPGGEPFKVDIWTTGGAVFERENRIFADSLRQAGIDATPQTMTPARLADAEARALTPGLFTGGAGNRRLEDFTLSKIPRPENRWNGNNRGAWRSSEYDRLFQEYATTLDPSERVERIAAMEHVLNEDVGAIPHMFTTVVTANSSQLAGPKARMDPDAPLTIYDVESWSWRS